GGCTGCGGCAGATGATGCGCCAGTTCGGCCGTCAGCGGCGGCGGCTCGGTGCGGACCAGAACCGGAGACGAGGGAGTGATTGTGGGTTGGCTAGCCATCTACTTCTTCATCCATTTGGGAAATGCGTACGTCGTATCGGCCGGGTAAATCCAGCCGTGATGGACCGGAATGAACGTCAGCACCATGATCGCGATGACGGCGGCGGCGATCGTCCAGCCCAGCCAGGCGTTGCGGCGGCGGGTGTGGCGCGGCGACCGTTTCAGTTCGGCAATAGTCGGCATGAAACTATTCCCCCCCGGGCGCGCCGCCCGACAGAAGCTGCTTGATCGGGCTCGGCTCCTGCGCGGGCGCGTTGGCCGCAAGCGGCTCCAGCGTGTACATGATGCTCACCCGCGAGATCAGTTGGGTCATGCCGCGATTGACCTGGTAGATCACCGGCAGCGTCTTTTTGGTGTGCGGCGCCATGGCCTGGTTGGTGAAGCAGAAGCACTGGATCAGCGCCAGGTGGGTGGCTGCCTGGAAGGGGTAGATGTCGTGGATGGCGCGGAAATAAACTGTCTTGTCGCTGTCGTTCTCAAAAACGAAATGGTTCTCGGCGCGCTGGCCGACATGCACGGTCTGCATGGTGGATTCGGGATGAAAGATGATGCCCATGCCGTCCGCCTGCACCCCGCTGAAACTCACCGTGACGGTGCGCGGGCTGGCCGGGCCGGTGCTCGCGGCCAGCTTCTGGTCCGCCGGCACATAGATGCCCAGGTGCGTGCAAAACACGCGGAACAGCGGGACCTGCAGAAAGGCAAAACCCACCATGGCCACCGCGACGATGCCGAGACGGATGATCCACTTCTTGCGGTGCGAGCCGGGTTGCGGGTTGGGAACGACAGGATCGGACATGGAACTTCTTCTTTCTGGGGGTGCTGCTAACGGACCTCCGGGAATTCAGCGAAGTTATAAGCGGGCGGCGGGCTGGAGGTTTCCCACTCCAGGTGCTGCTCAATGACGTTCGAATTCCATGGATCATCGGGCGCATTGCGCGGACCGCGCAGGTTGCGGACGATATCGATGGTGAAGATCAGACCGGCCAGCGCCATGAGCGGGAAGCCCATGGAGATGAACTGGTTGAGGGACTTGAATTCGGGACGGTAGCTGGCGACGCGGCGCGACATGCCCTCAATACCCAGGAGGTGCATGGGCATGAACACCCAGTTCATCCCGATGAAGAACAGCCAGAACACCCAGTTGCCGGCCTTCTCGCTGAGCATGCGGCCGCTCATTTTGGGGAACCAGAAATAGGCGCCTGCGAACAGCACCATCACCGTGCCGCCGACCAGCACGTAATGAATGTGGGCGACGACGAAGTAGGTATTGTGCACCTGAATGTCAAAGGGCACGACCGCCAGCATCAGGCCGCTCAGCCCGCCCAGCACGAAGGTGAAGATGAAGCCCAGCGAGAACTTCATGGCGGTCGAGAAGCGGATCACGCCGCCCCAGCACGACGCCAGCCAGGAATAGATCTTGACGCCGGTGGGCACCGAGATACACATGCTGGCCATGGAGAACCACATGCGCGCCCCGGAGGAGATGCCGCTGGTGAACATGTGGTGCGCCCAGACCATGAAGCCGATAATGCCGATCGCCCACAGCGCCAGCACCATGCCCTTGTAGCCGAACAACTTCTTGCGGGCCATGCAGGGGATGATGTGGCTGAGCATGCCGAAAGCCGGCAGAATCATGATGTAGACTTCCGGGTGCCCGAAGAACCAGAACAAGTGCTGATACAGCAGCGGGTCGCCGCCGAGCGCGGGCCGGAAGAAGCCGGTGTTGAGCCAGCGGTCGCTGAGCAGCATGATCATCGCGCCGGACAGTACCGGCAGCGCCAGCAGCAGCATCCAGGCGGTGACCGCCCAGCTCCAGACGAACAGCGGCACCTTGCCCCAACTCATGCTGGGCGCGCGCATGTCGATGATGGTCACCAGAAAATTGATGGCGCCCATGATCGAGGCGATACCCAGAATGATGATCGCCAGGCACCAAAGATCCTGACCGTAGCCGGCCGAGAACTGGCGCGTGCTCAGCGGGGGAAGACTCCACCAGCCGCCCGCCGCCGAGCCGCCGACGACAAAGAAGCTGCCGTAGAGCATGAACGCCGCCGGCAGCATCAACCAGAACGAGAAGGCGTTCAGGCGCGGGAAGGCCATGTCGCGCGCACCGATCATCAACGGCACCAGATAATTGCCGAAGCCGGCGAGAGACACCATCAGCGTCAGGAAAATCATGATGGTGGCGTGCATGGTCATCAGCTCGTTGTACAGGTGCGGGCTGACGATCTGCCAGGAGGGATTGTAGAGATTGAGGCGCACCATGCCCGCCAGCGATCCGCCGATCCAGGCGTTGATGAGCGCGAAGACGAGATACATGATGCCGATCTTTTTATGATCGGTGGTGGTGATCCAACTGAGAACGCCATGGTACTGGCGAGGCTGTTGCACCTCGCCGAGGGTGGCAACCTGAGTGCTCACTTTGCTCCCCCAAGTCCGTCGCGTCCGGGAGCGGCGGCGGGCAAGGGACCCGCCGCCGCGCCTCCGCGACCGGTGGAGCGCAGGCGCTGGGCGCCTGCGCGGTTAATCGAAGCCGCGCTCTTGGCCTTGGCCGCCGGTTTGGGTGCGGCCGGTCTAGCCTGGTTGCGATGACTCTGCAGCCATTGCTGGAATTGCTGTTCCGGCAAAATCTGGACCTCGATCAGCATGTCGGAGTGGCCGGTGCCGCAGAGCTGAACGCATTGGCCCTTGTAATAGCCGGCCTGGGCCTTGAACCAGAGATTGGTGATGCGGCCGGGCAGAGCGTCTTCCTGGATGCCCAGGCCAGGTACGAAAAAGCCGTGAATCACATCCACGCTGGTCAGGTCGAGATCGACCACTTTATCGGCGGGCAGCACCAGCGTGCCGTTGGGAATGTCAATGCCGTACTGCGGGTATTTGTACTCCCAGAAAAACTGGTGACCGACGACGTTGATGGTGACGTCGGGTTGGTTGCCGCCGAACTCCATGAAGTGCAGCGGGCCGTAGGAGTGAAACGCCACGATGACGACGATGGCGAGCGGAATAATGGTCCAGCAGAACTCCAGGAAATTGTGCTCGTGGAAATCGGCTGGCGGGCGCCCATCCTTCTTGTCGCGGAACTGGACCATCACGTACACCAGGCCAAGATAGGCGATCAGGATGAAGGGAAATACCAGCCAGAACGACCACCAACTATTCTGCGCCGCAACCCGCGCCACATTGCTGCCGGGATGCGAGAAGGCCTCGCGCGTCGGCGCTGCCAGGCCCTTGAGCGCCTGCGAGTCCATGATCGACTTGAGCGACTGCCAGAGGAAAAGGAGGAGGGTGTTCACTTTTTGCCCCCTGTGGGCGCCGGAGCGCCCTGCTGCGCACGTACCAGTTGCTGCACGTACGCGAACAGCGAATTCAGTTGTGTGGCCGTGAGCGTGCCCTCGCCGGGCATCATGCGGCCGGGCAGACCATGCAGCACGTACTGATTGAAGGCCGCGCGGTCGTTGGGGCTGCTCATCATGACGGGCTGCGAAAACGGGCGTGCGGTAACTTCCACGTAAGGATCCGATCCGATCATCATGGTAGGCAAACCGCCTTGACCCTGGTCGCCATGACACGCCAGGCAGCGCGCCTGATACACCGCCCGGCCCAGGGCCACATCGGCGGTTTGTGGCGCCGGCGGCGGACCGGTTTTCTTGGCGGCCAGCGGTTGGGGCGGCGCCGCCGGTTTCTGGTTCGCGAGGATTTGCATGGCGACATCAATCGGAATGCGCGGCCCCTGCGGCACCGGGTTGAGCGGAGGCAGCCGGGTCGGACCCGAGGCGGCCGGCGTCGCCAGCGCCTCGAGCTGCGCCGGGGTGTTGTTCTGGTACGCCGCCTTGGGAATGAAGTCGGTCCGGACGTAATGCACCACCGCCATGCGCTCCTCCGGCGACAGCGCGACAAAGCTCGGCATGGCCGTGCCCGGCGAACCATTGGTCACGGTGTGATAGAGCGTCAGCACCGAGGTGCCGTAACGGAATTTGCCGGAGTGGTAGTTGCGCGGCGGCGGATTGAGGCCCGCGGCGCGCGGCCCGTTGCCGTAGCCGTCTTCGCCATGGCAGGGCACGCAATTGGACGCGTAGACCTCTTTGCCTTCTTCCAGCAGCTTGGGCGTCGGCAGCAGCAGCGGCCGCAGATCGACCACCTGAGCCGCGCCCGGAGGCGCGGGTTTGTTGAAGTCAAACCGGGCCTCGAAGGTCGACTTGCGGTACTCGCCGCCGAAGGCCGAATAGATGAAATACAGCGCCACCAGAACGACCACGAAGAAGCCGAGCAGCGACTTCAGCGACGGTTTTTGGGGCGCGTGATTGTCGCTCATAGATACTTCCCTGCCACCGAATGGAGATATTTGGGATCGCCCACTGGCGCCATCGCATGTTTACTCCAGTAGCGCGTGGCCAGCAATCCGAAGATGCCGAGGAAGCCCAGGAACACGCCAATCTCCACCCAGTTCGGTACGTAGAAGTGAGTGTGGATCGGCGGCTGGACCATCCAGTAGCAATCAAACCATTCCGCCACGATGATCAGCACCGACATGGTGATCAGCACCGTCTCGTTGGTGCGGATTTTCTGGATCATCAGCACAATGAAGGGAATCACCCACTTGGCGAACAGCAGGAACAGGAACACCCAGCCCCAGCCGCCCACCAGACGCTGATGAAAGTAGGTGGTCTCATCGGGGAAGTTGGCGTACCAGATCAGCAGGTACTGAGCAAAGCCGATGTAGACCATGAAGATACAGAAGGCATGAACCATGCGCGCCAGGTCGATGTAATGCTGGTCGCGCACGGCGCCATCGAACAGGTTGTGGCGGCGGAAGACAACCGCCAGCAGCAGCGTCAGCGCCAGGCTGGTCTCGAACATGCCGGCAAAGCCGTACGGCCCCCACATGTTCGTGTACCAGTGCGGTTCGAGCGACATGATCCAGTCCACGAACCACCAGGTGAAGCTATAGGCAAAAAAGACGATGAAGCCGGCGGCCACGCGGCCCCGCCGGGTGGGCGGCTTGCCGAAGGTCTTGCGCGGCAACAGCGCGCCCGGGTTGTTGTCCTGCTTGGTGGAATCCTTCAGGAACCACCAGCCGAAGATGCACCAGCCGCCCAGCGCCAGCACCGTGCGCAGGCTATAGAAGCCGCCGGAGAACCAGAACTTCTTGCTGGGCGCCTCCCAGGCGTAGCCGGCCTTGGCCCAGGGATAGATGTGAGGAATGCCCAGCAGCATGATCACGCCCAGGATCAGGGCGGCCGGCAGATAGGTGGAGACGGCTTCCGGCAGACGGCGGAAAACCACCGTCCAGGTGGCGCTGGTGACGTACTCCAGGGCGACCAGGAACACGCCGCCCACGCCCAGCACCATGAAGAACAAATAGTTGGTCAGGTAGCTGTACCAGGCGCGTTGCGGATCCACCGCCAGCGCGATCAGGAACACAATCACGCCGATGGCGGTAAACGCCAGCAGAATATTCCGCATCCGCGGCGGGAAGACCGCCGGCCCGGGATTCGGAATGATGACAGGTTGGGGTTGTGCGCTCATGGTTGTGGTGGCTTCGGGTTATGAGGAATCGCCTCGGAGCCGGGAAGGATCCCCTTCACGCCCTGCGCCGGCGGCAGGTCTTTGGAGAAGTCCATGCCCTGCTTCTCGGCCAGAGCTGTATCGGCAGCCGTGGGGTTGGCGGCGCGCTGCAGCACGCGCAGGTAATGAATCACCGTCCAGCGCTCGGCCGGATCCAGCTCGGTGCGATAGGAGGGCATGTTGCCCAGACCTTCGCTGATGATGGTGAAAATGCGGCCATCGCTGAACTTCAGCGGCGCGCCGGCTATCAGTGCCGGCGGCTGCGTCATGTAGGGCACGATGTAGCCCAGGCCGGTGGCTTCCGCGCCATGGCAGACAATGCAGTAGGTGTCAAAAATCTGGCGGCCCTTGGACAGCGTCTGCCAGTTCACTGAAATCGGGTTGGCGAGATTGTCTTCGCCGGTCACGTCGGAGTTCTGTGGGAACGGCACCCAGTCCACCGGCACGGTTCCGGCCGGCGGCACACGCATGTTGGGGATCTGGCTGTTCACATGGTCGGTGCCGAACGCCTGCTCGTAAGGCTGGACATACATGTCCGGCTGATACTCGAGCTGGGTCGCGGACTTGCTGCCCGGCGGATGAAACTGACACCCCGTCACGCCCAGCGCCAGGCCGGTCACCAGGACGATGCCGGCGAGCCACTGATGGCTGATGGCTGATGGCTGATGGCTCTTACGCAAGGTTCTTGACCTCCTCGGCGCCCAGCTCCCGCAGTATTTCCTGAACGCTGGCGGATTCATAA
The sequence above is drawn from the Acidobacteriota bacterium genome and encodes:
- a CDS encoding cytochrome c oxidase subunit I, producing the protein MYLVFALINAWIGGSLAGMVRLNLYNPSWQIVSPHLYNELMTMHATIMIFLTLMVSLAGFGNYLVPLMIGARDMAFPRLNAFSFWLMLPAAFMLYGSFFVVGGSAAGGWWSLPPLSTRQFSAGYGQDLWCLAIIILGIASIMGAINFLVTIIDMRAPSMSWGKVPLFVWSWAVTAWMLLLALPVLSGAMIMLLSDRWLNTGFFRPALGGDPLLYQHLFWFFGHPEVYIMILPAFGMLSHIIPCMARKKLFGYKGMVLALWAIGIIGFMVWAHHMFTSGISSGARMWFSMASMCISVPTGVKIYSWLASCWGGVIRFSTAMKFSLGFIFTFVLGGLSGLMLAVVPFDIQVHNTYFVVAHIHYVLVGGTVMVLFAGAYFWFPKMSGRMLSEKAGNWVFWLFFIGMNWVFMPMHLLGIEGMSRRVASYRPEFKSLNQFISMGFPLMALAGLIFTIDIVRNLRGPRNAPDDPWNSNVIEQHLEWETSSPPPAYNFAEFPEVR
- the coxB gene encoding cytochrome c oxidase subunit II; its protein translation is MNTLLLFLWQSLKSIMDSQALKGLAAPTREAFSHPGSNVARVAAQNSWWSFWLVFPFILIAYLGLVYVMVQFRDKKDGRPPADFHEHNFLEFCWTIIPLAIVVIVAFHSYGPLHFMEFGGNQPDVTINVVGHQFFWEYKYPQYGIDIPNGTLVLPADKVVDLDLTSVDVIHGFFVPGLGIQEDALPGRITNLWFKAQAGYYKGQCVQLCGTGHSDMLIEVQILPEQQFQQWLQSHRNQARPAAPKPAAKAKSAASINRAGAQRLRSTGRGGAAAGPLPAAAPGRDGLGGAK
- a CDS encoding c-type cytochrome, with the translated sequence MSDNHAPQKPSLKSLLGFFVVVLVALYFIYSAFGGEYRKSTFEARFDFNKPAPPGAAQVVDLRPLLLPTPKLLEEGKEVYASNCVPCHGEDGYGNGPRAAGLNPPPRNYHSGKFRYGTSVLTLYHTVTNGSPGTAMPSFVALSPEERMAVVHYVRTDFIPKAAYQNNTPAQLEALATPAASGPTRLPPLNPVPQGPRIPIDVAMQILANQKPAAPPQPLAAKKTGPPPAPQTADVALGRAVYQARCLACHGDQGQGGLPTMMIGSDPYVEVTARPFSQPVMMSSPNDRAAFNQYVLHGLPGRMMPGEGTLTATQLNSLFAYVQQLVRAQQGAPAPTGGKK
- a CDS encoding cytochrome c — translated: MTASVCTFRSALMNPPAFRKYCGSWAPRRSRTLRKSHQPSAISHQWLAGIVLVTGLALGVTGCQFHPPGSKSATQLEYQPDMYVQPYEQAFGTDHVNSQIPNMRVPPAGTVPVDWVPFPQNSDVTGEDNLANPISVNWQTLSKGRQIFDTYCIVCHGAEATGLGYIVPYMTQPPALIAGAPLKFSDGRIFTIISEGLGNMPSYRTELDPAERWTVIHYLRVLQRAANPTAADTALAEKQGMDFSKDLPPAQGVKGILPGSEAIPHNPKPPQP